The genomic window CCGAAACCATAAAGTTCATCTATCACGGCAAACTTAATCCCTGGGTTACGGGCAAAGACCTCATATTATACACCATAGGGGATATAGGAGTGGATGGAGCCCTGTATAAAGCCATGGAATTTACAGGAGATGCCTTAAAAAGCCTTACCATGGATGAAAGGTTTACCATGAGCAACATGGCCATTGAGGCCGGTGGCAAAAACGGCATAATGGAAGCCGACAATATTACCATTGAATATGTAAAGGCAAGGGCGAAAAGGGATTATGAGATATTCAAAAGCGATGATGACGCAAAATACTGCCAGGTCATCGACTACGATGTATCAAAAATAGAGCCCCAGATAGCCCTGCCGCACCTGCCGGAAAACACCGTCGGTGTTTCCAAAGTGGGGGATATATCCATCGACCAGGTGGTGATAGGTTCCTGCACCAACGGCAGGCTCGAGGATATGCGTACCGCTGCGAAGGTTATAAAAGGCCATAGGGTACATCCCGATGTGAGATTGATAGTGATTCCGGCCACCCAGGAAGTTTACCGGCAGATGATAATTGAGGGGATCATGGAGATTTTCTTAGAATCCGGCGCAGCCGTAAGCACTCCCACCTGTGGCCCATGCCTGGGAGGATATATGGGGATTCTTGCAAAAGGAGAAAGAGCGGTGTCCACCACCAACCGAAATTTTGTGGGGCGTATGGGCCATCCCGAAAGCGAGATTTATCTTGCAAGCCCCGCAGTGGCTGCGGCTTCTGCCATTAAGGGCAGGATAGCCCATCCTGAGGAGGTGGCAAAAATATGATATATAAAGGTAAGGCATGGATTTTCGGTGACAATATCGACACCGATGTCATCATTCCCGCCCGTTATCTGAATACCACCAATCCGGAAGAACTGGCATCCCACTGCATGGAAGATATAGATTCTGGATTTTCTAAAAAAGTAAATACCGGTGACATAATAATCGCCGGCAAGAATTTTGGATGCGGCAGTTCCCGCGAACATGCTCCACTGGCCATAAAGACCTGCGGTGTAAGTTGCGTCATTGCCAGGTCCTTTGCCAGGATTTTTTACAGGAATTCCATAAATATAGGACTGCCCATCCTGGAATGCGATGAAGCTGTGGATTCTATTAAGGCCGGGGATGAACTGGAAATTGATACCGACACCGGGGTCATAAAAAATTTGACGGCAGGCAGGTCATATACCGCCAGGCCCTTCCCCGGCTTTATAAAAGGCATCATTCAGGCGGGAGGCCTGCTAAACTATGCGCGAAAGGCGGAAAACTACGATGTATAAGATAGCTTTCCTGGCAGGAGATGGCATAGGTCCGGAGGTCATGGCCGAGGCCAAAAAAGTTCTCAAGACGGTAGAAAAAAAATTCGGCTTCAAGTTTGATTTCCATGAAGGCCTGGTAGGCGGTGCCGCCATAGATGCTTACGGCGTTCCACTGCCTGAATCCACCGTAAAGCTGTGCGAGGACTGTGATGCCATTTTGTTCGGAGCGGTGGGAGGTCAGAAATGGGATGCATTGAGCAGCCAGCTGCGGCCTGAAAAGGCCATCCTGGGCTTGAGGAAACATTTTGGTCTATACGCAAACCTTCGCCCGGCTATTTTATTCCCGCCCCTTGTAAGCGCATCCCCCATAAAGCAGGAAATCATCGGAAACCTTGACCTCCTGATAGTCAGAGAACTCACCGGGGGATTATATTTCGGCACTCCCAAGGGCAGGGAGGAAACGGGGGGAGTGGTCCGGGCCTTTGATACAATGATATACACCGAGGAAGAAATAAAGAGAGTGGCCCATATAGCCTTTAAAGCCGCTCAAAACAGGAAAAAGCGCGTCACTTCCGTGGATAAAGCCAATGTGCTGGCAACTTCCAGGCTCTGGCGGGAAGTGGTGGAAAGAATAGCGAAAGAATACCCCGATGTAGAGCTTTCCCACATGTATGTGGACAATTGCTCCATGCAGCTGGTGGTAAACCCCGGACAGTTTGATGTAATCCTCACCGAAAACACCTTTGGAGACATACTCAGCGACGAGTCCGCGGTGCTGACAGGTTCCATAGGCATGCTGCCATCGGCCAGCCTGGGAGATAAAAAGCCTTACCTATACGAGCCCACTCACGGCTCCGCCCCGGACATTGCAGGTACCGGCAGGGCAAACCCCATCGCCTGTATATTGTCCGCTGCCATGATGCTGGAGTATTCCTTTGGAGCTTCGGAAGCATCGAATGCCGTAAAACAGGCGGTGACCAGGGCTCTGGATGAAGGTTACAGGACTTCCGACATAAAAACTGGTGCCGGAAAAGTTGTTTCCACCACTGAAATGGGAGATGTTATTGTAAATTTTATTTGAATATTTAATTACAGGGTTGTATTTAGTGGCATTTGATGTTATAATTTTTTTTAATAACACTAAAAAGCCATGAAGAGAAGAGTAGCTAGATCTTTGCGGCCAAAGAGAGTCGGGGCAGGTGAAAGCCGATGCCGGAAGATTTTCGTGAAAATCATCTCGGAGCTGCCAGGGTGAAGAGAAAGTAATCCTGGCCGGGTCCCATCAGGGAATTGGCCACCGTTAGAACGGCCGGGTATCGGGCCAAAAGCCCCGTACCTGCTGAGGTTCATACCGCAAGGTATGGATGAATCAGGGTGGTAACGCGAAACCCTTCGCCCCTTCATATGGAGGCGAAGGGTTTTTTTATTAACCATTTTTAAAGAGGTGAGGATCTTGACCGGTGCAGAGCTTTTGATAAAGACTTTGGAAGAAATAGGCGTGGACACCATATTTGGTTTCCCCGGAGGCTCCGCCCTGCCAATCTATGATGCCCTCTACGGTAACAAAAAAATACGGCATATCAAGACGGTCCATGAACAGGGAGCAGCCCATGCCGCCGACGGCTATGCCAGAGCTACCGGCAAGGTGGGAGTGGCTTTGAGCACATCAGGGCCTGGAGCCACCAACCTGGTTACGGGTATTGCCAACGCCTATATGGACTCGATACCAATGGTGGCCTTTACCGGGCAGGTGCCTTTGAGCCTTTTAGGGAAGGATTCCTTTCAGGAAGTGGATATCACCGGGGTTACCCTTCCCATAACCAAGCACAGCTTTATATTGAGAGATAAAAACGATATAGTGAAAAAGGTCAAGGAAGCCTTTTTGATAGCCACTACCGGAAGACCCGGGCCGGTGGTGGTGGATTTGCCCAAAGATGTCATGGCAGGAGAAGTAAATGAAAAGACCGTAAAAAAAGACGTTAACGGCTTTGTGGCTTCATATACTTCGAAACAGGCAATTCCTGAAAGTCAGCAAAAACAGCTGCAAAAGGCCGCCGAGATGATAAATGAAGCCCAAAGGCCGGTTATTTACGCTGGTGGTGGGGTAATAACTTCAGGAGCAAATCATGAGTTGTTAAAGTTTGCGGAAAAAATTGAAGCGCCCGTTACCACTACCTTGATGGGGATCACGGGGTTCCCTTCGGAACATCCCCTCTGCCTGGGGATGCTGGGAATGCACGGCACAGCTTACGCCAACATGGCGGTAACTGAATGTGATCTGCTCATCGCCGTAGGAGCCCGCTTTGATGACAGGGTTACCGGCAAGGTGGAGGCTTTTGCACCAAAAGCGAAAATAATCCATATGGACATAGATCCGGCGGAGTTGGGTAAAAATGTGGATATCGACCTGGCGCTCAAGGGTGATGTAAAAACCCTGCTGGAAAGGATAATCGAGCTTGTATCCTGCAAAAAGCGGGGACTGTGGCTTGAAACAGTCAACGGTTGGAAGCAAACTTATCCCCTTAAATATTGTAATAAAGGGCTGAAACCTCAGTTTGTAATTGAGGAAATATGCCGAATAACTTCCGGCGATGCAATCATAGCCACCGAAGTGGGGCAGCATCAGATGTGGGCGGCACAGTTTTACAAATTTAAAAATCCAAGAAGTTTCATATCATCGGGAGGCCTGGGGACCATGGGGTTTGGCCTTCCTGCAGCCCTTGGAGCAAAACTTGGAAGGCCGGATAAAGTAGTGTTCAATATAGCCGGTGACGGCAGCTTTGAAATGAACTGTCACGAGCTAATTACTGCCGCAAGTTATAACATCCCCGTGATAACCGTAATTTTCAACAACCGTACCCTGGGAATGGTACATCAGTGGCAGGAAATGTTTTATGACGGAAGGTTTTCCCACTCGGAACTGGGCGAAGGCACCGACTACGTGAAGCTTGCTGAAGCCTGCGGAGCAGCAGGATTTAGAATAACGGAAAAGGAACAGGTGGAACAGACCATAAGTAAAGCCATAGACCTGAATAAACCGGTGGTGATTGATGTCAGGATAGATCCCAAAGAGATGGTAATGCCCATGGTGCCCCCTGGAATGCCCATAAGCCGGATGCTCGGATTAGATTGATATTGACATGCCGTTAAAAAAGTATTATGTTAAATCTAACAACTTTTTCGGAAGGTGGAAAGGTCAAGTATTAACATTATAAATTTTAAAACAAAAGAGGAGGTCTTCAGATGAGTATACAGGTTTACGTGAACGGGGAGTATTTTCCGAAGGAAGAAGCCAGGATTTCGGTATTCGACCATGGTTTCTTATACGGAGACGGTGTATTTGAAGGAATAAGAGCCTATGACGGCAGGGTGTTCAGACTGAAAGAACATATTGATAGACTGTATAACGGCGCAAGAGCGATAATGCTTGACATCCCCCTTACGAAGCAGCAGATGATTGAAGTGGTACTTGAAACATTAAGAAGAAATCAATTAAGAGATGCCTATATCAGACTGGTAGTATCCCGAGGTGAGGGAGACCTGGGGCTTGACCCCAGAAAATGCCACAAACCTACCATCGTTTGCATTACTGACAAAATAGTGCTATACCCGGATAAAATGTATGAGGAAGGCCTTGAGATAATAACAGCTGCCACCCGCCGGAATCCTCCAGAAGCAGTGAACCCCCAGATGAAATCTCTGAATTACCTCAACAACATCATGGCAAAAATCGAAGCAAACCTGGCCGGTGTCCCTGAAGCTTTGATATTGAATGTAGATAACTATGTGGCAGAGTGCACGGGAGATAATATATTTATAGTTAAAAACGGAGTAATCATCACTCCCCCGACCTATGCAGGTTTATTGATAGGAATTACACGAAATGCCATTATTGAGGCTGCCCAAAATCTCGGAATAAAAGTGGAAGAGAAGTTGTTTACCCGCTACGAGGTATACACCGCCGATGAATGTTTCCTGTCAGGGACTGCCGCTGAAGCCATCCCTGTGGTAAAGGTGGACGGCAGGGTGATAGGTGAAGGCAAGCCCGGCCCCGTCACAAAACAGATTCTTAAAGCTTTCAAAGAACTCATAAAGAACGATGGCGAAAAGATATATCTGGAGGAATAAGAATCGTAAAATGATCCGTCTGCAATATATAAGCTTTGTTAGAATAGAGAAAAAGAAAGGGCCTTGATATATATATTCAAGACCCTTTTAATTTTTAGCGATATTTGTATGACAGTATTAAGTATTCTTCACATAATAAAATATTTCTCTTTAAAAACCGAAAATGGTTAATCCAAAAACATAGAACTTGTGAGTTTTATCATCTCAACTTTAGAATCCGGTTGAATCTTGCCGTTTACCAGCGAACCGTCGTCTTTATCAAAATCAAATATGATGAGCAGGGTATCTCCCAAATCAAACCATCCCTCAAGCTTTTCATTTGTATGAATGCTGGTAGGTTCCTTATATTTGGCCCTGTATTTTTCCAGTATATCCTTAGCGGTATCCCCTACCTTATCTCCCATATTTGTGCTTAATTCCACGCCGGTTAATTCTATTTCCAGGACTTTCCCCGAATCCTTGCCTATAATGAAGGTGATTCCTTTGTTACTATAATCCCATACATAATATGCTTCACCGAAATATCCCCCTTCCTCTTGATAAGTTTCTTTGTAATCATCACCTAAATACTCTTTCACCTTATCTTTGGGGTCTCCCAGGGATATCCCGGCTATGCCTATTTTTGAAGTATCAATTTCTTTTTCCTGCTGTTCACCGGGAGATTGTCCATTGCTTGCCTTGCTCTCATCCGGTTTTTGACCATCCTGTTCATTTTTGGAAGGAGTATTATCTTTATTTTCCTGCCCATTTTTAGCCGGGACTTGCGACTCCACATCGGTGGATTTTTTGATGCCGGAAGGAATTAATGAAGGATAAGTCCACAATACCACGGCAAGCCCTATTGCACATAATACCAGTGTAACCGTAACTACAGTAAGCGCTATCGATTTTTTCACAGAAGATCACTTCCCTTTCCGGTTTTTTATACTATTTTTTCCCATATATATAGACGAAAAAAACCCAAAAAAGTTCCATGTTTTTTTAAAAAAAAGATAGAACTTGCCGTTTGAGATAAAAAAAGAAGGGATGTTGAGCAGCTAAAACACTTGAGCCTTGCAAATGTTTTACCACCATAATGGGCAACAAGGATATAAAATTGAGTAAAGAGCAGGAAAAATACCTTGCAGCCAGGGTGAAATACGAAACGTCCAAGCAAGTTGAAAAAGCTTAAAGAACAGTTAAACTCGATGAATTCCCAGATGGAATCATTGGAACAAGCCGAAAAGAGTATCAAATGCTACTGGAAGAAAAAGAAGAAATAATAAAAGCTCTATTAAGTTAAAGATTAAGAGTAATATACATTATCAGAATGTAGCAAAAAAGCATATTTAGGGATATGGTGGAAGGTTGTGGACAGGATAACGGGCAATAAAGTGGGTGTGGAACTGATGATTAAGAATTATCTTTTCCGGTGGTGTTTATCTATGTGTGAATACGATTTATAATAAACAGATCGGGGCGGATCAAAATCGAATGTTTTTTTCCAATTAATCATATTCCTTCTTTTGGCTTTAACATAGTAAAATAAGCTTCTAAAAAATAAAAGTATAAAGAGCTGAGCATATGTGAAGTATAAAATAAAACCAATGAATATATTTAATGGTGAAATGGTTTTTTCTGCCGTCTGGGCACTAAATAACCGAATGGTATAGACCAAATAGGAAACATACCAGATCAGTAGCTGGTAGAGACGGCTGAAACAACACCCGCTACGGTAGGTGCCGTGGGTTATGTAAGTTCTCCTTCAGGAATCCTGATATGATATATATTTTTAAACTTTTCTGCAAAGGCTTCCACAATTTCTCCCGTGTGTCCTGGGAATTATCATTTAATACATATATTTGTAAATTCCCGGGATATTGCAGTTTCAGCATAGCCTCCAAAGTTTTCCGGATGACTTTTCCTTCATTATAGGCAGGAATCAAAATATCAATACTCGGGTAATGATGTAAAGCTATCGTTCTGAGAGTCGGGATATGTCACCCGGCTTTGACAGTTGCAGCCTCAAAATCCATTTTCCCCCCTTCAAACCCGCGTAAATTCAGCATCGATATTCAATAGCAGCCAAAAAAGTGGAGGCAAAAATATTAACATAAATAATTATGAAAAGCATAATCAAAAATCATAAAAATCATCTGATTTTAGCTTTATTATAGTGGTATAATTAAGTCATGTTCACTTATATTACCCGCTCCGGAAAATATGAATATGTACAAATTGTAAAATCTAAAAAGGTCAATGGTGTTACAAGGCATGAAGTCCTCTTAAATCTTGGAAGATAAGGATGAAATCGAAAACAATCAGATATATCAAAGGTCTTGCCTAAAAGCTTTTGGAAATATCCGGATTGCATGAAGTCAAAAATAATACAATAATATTGAGGACTCATCCGAAACAACAATCAGAAACTGGGGATACATGGTATACAAGAGGTTGTGGGATGCATTTGAACTATCTTCCTGTCTTGAAGATATTCAAAAGTATGATGCAAAAGCAACATTCGATCTTTGTGGTAGGTTGAGTTATATCACGGAATTTATCTTGTCATCTTTAAATATAGAGGCAGAATTAACAAGTGCCTCTATATTTTATTTTGGATAAGGTGGTTTCTATACTTATTCTATTATTAACGGATAATAATGAAGGGTTTCAATGTTCATTAACTGATACTAAAGGTTTGAATTATACAAATACCGAAAGTAATTAATAAAATAAATATTCGTTATGCTCGAAAGGAGGATTAGCTTGAAAAATAACACAACATAAGGTAAAAAAGGGCGCACTAAACTAAGGCCTTTGAAGGCCACAAAAAATTAAGCTTTGGTTATTGAGTTTAGGTTTACGCCACAGAAATGTCAGCAGCTTTTATTACACCATTGGAAATGAGAAGTTTTACAGCTTGTTTAATTGCTTTCTCCTTCTGTTTTTCCAGCATTTCCTGTGGCATGTCAATCTTATACAAATCGCTTGGATTCCACTCTTCGCCAGTAACAAACATATTGTAAATAGCGGTGAGTATCATCCTTGCGATAGCGATTATGGCTCTTTTCTTGCCTCTTCGTTTACAAATGCGTTCGTACTTGATTCTGTAATAAGAAGATTTATCCGATTTCACGGCTGCATGGGCAACTTGTACCAATGCAGGTTTGAGGTAGACACCGGCACGTGTAATTCGGACAGATTTCTTCTTACCGGCAGATTCATTATTGCCTGGCGTTAGACCCGCCCAGCAGCACAAACGCTTGGAGTTGGCAAATTGAGACATATCGGTACCAATCTCGGAGATGATAGTGATGGCAGATGTCCTATCAACTCCGGGAAGGGTACAAAGAAGTCTGATGGCACTTTCATAAGATTCGACCATGTTATCAAGCTTTAAATCCAGTTCAACAATACATTTGGTTACGTATTCAAGATGGGAACGAATCATTACCATGCGCTCTTTTTGTTCCTGAGTCATCTGATATCCTTCGATGGATTCAACCACAGCATCCGCTTTTTTCTTTAAGGATTT from Biomaibacter acetigenes includes these protein-coding regions:
- the leuC gene encoding 3-isopropylmalate dehydratase large subunit translates to MGMTITQKILARHCHKEFVEPGELIMADVDLALANDITGPVSIEEFKKAGGKKVFDRGKIALIPDHFAPNKDIKSAELCKTLRDFAREQQIVHYYEVGRMGVEHALLPEQGIVLPGDLVVGADSHTCTYGALGAFSTGVGSTDLAFAMMTGKCWFKVPETIKFIYHGKLNPWVTGKDLILYTIGDIGVDGALYKAMEFTGDALKSLTMDERFTMSNMAIEAGGKNGIMEADNITIEYVKARAKRDYEIFKSDDDAKYCQVIDYDVSKIEPQIALPHLPENTVGVSKVGDISIDQVVIGSCTNGRLEDMRTAAKVIKGHRVHPDVRLIVIPATQEVYRQMIIEGIMEIFLESGAAVSTPTCGPCLGGYMGILAKGERAVSTTNRNFVGRMGHPESEIYLASPAVAAASAIKGRIAHPEEVAKI
- the ilvE gene encoding branched-chain-amino-acid transaminase, encoding MSIQVYVNGEYFPKEEARISVFDHGFLYGDGVFEGIRAYDGRVFRLKEHIDRLYNGARAIMLDIPLTKQQMIEVVLETLRRNQLRDAYIRLVVSRGEGDLGLDPRKCHKPTIVCITDKIVLYPDKMYEEGLEIITAATRRNPPEAVNPQMKSLNYLNNIMAKIEANLAGVPEALILNVDNYVAECTGDNIFIVKNGVIITPPTYAGLLIGITRNAIIEAAQNLGIKVEEKLFTRYEVYTADECFLSGTAAEAIPVVKVDGRVIGEGKPGPVTKQILKAFKELIKNDGEKIYLEE
- the ilvB gene encoding biosynthetic-type acetolactate synthase large subunit, whose translation is MTGAELLIKTLEEIGVDTIFGFPGGSALPIYDALYGNKKIRHIKTVHEQGAAHAADGYARATGKVGVALSTSGPGATNLVTGIANAYMDSIPMVAFTGQVPLSLLGKDSFQEVDITGVTLPITKHSFILRDKNDIVKKVKEAFLIATTGRPGPVVVDLPKDVMAGEVNEKTVKKDVNGFVASYTSKQAIPESQQKQLQKAAEMINEAQRPVIYAGGGVITSGANHELLKFAEKIEAPVTTTLMGITGFPSEHPLCLGMLGMHGTAYANMAVTECDLLIAVGARFDDRVTGKVEAFAPKAKIIHMDIDPAELGKNVDIDLALKGDVKTLLERIIELVSCKKRGLWLETVNGWKQTYPLKYCNKGLKPQFVIEEICRITSGDAIIATEVGQHQMWAAQFYKFKNPRSFISSGGLGTMGFGLPAALGAKLGRPDKVVFNIAGDGSFEMNCHELITAASYNIPVITVIFNNRTLGMVHQWQEMFYDGRFSHSELGEGTDYVKLAEACGAAGFRITEKEQVEQTISKAIDLNKPVVIDVRIDPKEMVMPMVPPGMPISRMLGLD
- the leuD gene encoding 3-isopropylmalate dehydratase small subunit: MIYKGKAWIFGDNIDTDVIIPARYLNTTNPEELASHCMEDIDSGFSKKVNTGDIIIAGKNFGCGSSREHAPLAIKTCGVSCVIARSFARIFYRNSINIGLPILECDEAVDSIKAGDELEIDTDTGVIKNLTAGRSYTARPFPGFIKGIIQAGGLLNYARKAENYDV
- a CDS encoding IS110 family transposase, whose translation is MKVVYPICCGVDVHKSFLVATLITSQGIIPHYSKKRFSTFNNSILKFKQWLIDNNCYDVCMESTGKYWVPIFNLLEDTVHITVANPKWVKAVKGNKDDTKDSKWIGDLFRLGLVPGSYIPEKPIRILREYTRYRSKLVSCRTSEKNRFQNAFTVCNVALDAVVSDMFGKSASSITDYLISSDTFNPGYCTSLLQKSLKKKADAVVESIEGYQMTQEQKERMVMIRSHLEYVTKCIVELDLKLDNMVESYESAIRLLCTLPGVDRTSAITIISEIGTDMSQFANSKRLCCWAGLTPGNNESAGKKKSVRITRAGVYLKPALVQVAHAAVKSDKSSYYRIKYERICKRRGKKRAIIAIARMILTAIYNMFVTGEEWNPSDLYKIDMPQEMLEKQKEKAIKQAVKLLISNGVIKAADISVA
- the leuB gene encoding 3-isopropylmalate dehydrogenase is translated as MYKIAFLAGDGIGPEVMAEAKKVLKTVEKKFGFKFDFHEGLVGGAAIDAYGVPLPESTVKLCEDCDAILFGAVGGQKWDALSSQLRPEKAILGLRKHFGLYANLRPAILFPPLVSASPIKQEIIGNLDLLIVRELTGGLYFGTPKGREETGGVVRAFDTMIYTEEEIKRVAHIAFKAAQNRKKRVTSVDKANVLATSRLWREVVERIAKEYPDVELSHMYVDNCSMQLVVNPGQFDVILTENTFGDILSDESAVLTGSIGMLPSASLGDKKPYLYEPTHGSAPDIAGTGRANPIACILSAAMMLEYSFGASEASNAVKQAVTRALDEGYRTSDIKTGAGKVVSTTEMGDVIVNFI